A stretch of Myxococcus hansupus DNA encodes these proteins:
- a CDS encoding quaternary amine ABC transporter ATP-binding protein gives MEKIEVRGLRKIYGGNPERAIALLEQGRSKQQILEETGCTVAIQEASFDVKAGEIFVIMGLSGSGKSTVLRCLNRLIEPSAGSVHVDGVDVTKADKAGLLDVRRRKMAMVFQNFGLLPHRSVIRNVEYGLEMQGLERRDSRPKAQHALELVGLKGYEEKLPRELSGGMQQRVGLARAIATDAEILLMDEAFSALDPLIRRQMQDELLELQSRMNKTIVFITHDLDEALKLGGRIVIMKDGRIAQLGTPEEILTSPADDYVRAFVEHVDRTKVITARTIMRRPESVVHPKDGPALAVKRMRESGTSTLFVTNQARKLVGVVRIEDALRLMAENKHSLDGILVTDLPTTSPDTPLSKLVAVAATTQIPIAVVAEDQSFLGIVSRATLLASIAGEKS, from the coding sequence ATGGAGAAGATAGAAGTCCGCGGCCTGCGGAAGATTTACGGCGGGAACCCGGAGCGAGCCATCGCCCTGCTGGAGCAGGGGCGGAGCAAGCAGCAAATCCTGGAGGAGACGGGTTGCACCGTGGCCATCCAGGAGGCTTCGTTCGACGTGAAGGCCGGTGAAATCTTCGTCATCATGGGCCTGTCCGGCAGCGGCAAGTCCACGGTGCTGCGCTGCCTCAACCGCCTCATCGAGCCCTCCGCCGGGAGCGTGCACGTGGACGGCGTGGACGTCACGAAGGCGGACAAGGCGGGCCTGCTCGACGTGCGGCGCCGGAAGATGGCCATGGTGTTCCAGAACTTCGGCCTGCTCCCGCACCGCAGCGTCATCCGCAACGTGGAGTACGGCCTGGAGATGCAGGGCCTGGAGCGGCGTGACTCCCGGCCCAAGGCGCAGCACGCGCTCGAGCTGGTGGGCTTGAAGGGCTACGAGGAGAAGCTCCCCCGGGAGCTCTCCGGCGGCATGCAGCAGCGCGTGGGGCTGGCCCGGGCCATTGCCACCGACGCGGAAATCCTGCTCATGGACGAGGCCTTCAGCGCGTTGGACCCGCTCATCCGCCGGCAGATGCAGGACGAGCTGCTGGAGCTCCAGTCGCGGATGAACAAGACCATCGTGTTCATCACCCACGACCTGGACGAGGCGCTCAAGCTGGGCGGGCGCATCGTCATCATGAAGGACGGCCGCATCGCGCAGCTCGGCACGCCGGAGGAGATTCTCACGAGCCCGGCGGACGACTACGTGCGTGCCTTCGTGGAGCACGTGGACCGCACCAAGGTCATCACCGCGCGGACCATCATGCGGCGGCCCGAATCCGTGGTGCACCCCAAGGACGGGCCCGCGCTGGCCGTCAAGCGCATGCGCGAGTCGGGCACCTCCACGCTCTTCGTCACCAACCAGGCGCGAAAGCTGGTGGGCGTGGTGCGCATCGAGGACGCGCTGCGGCTGATGGCGGAGAACAAGCACAGCCTGGACGGCATCCTCGTCACGGATTTGCCCACCACGTCACCGGACACGCCGCTGTCGAAGCTGGTGGCGGTGGCGGCCACCACCCAGATTCCCATCGCGGTCGTCGCCGAGGACCAGTCCTTCCTGGGCATCGTCAGCCGCGCCACCTTGCTGGCCAGCATCGCGGGGGAGAAGAGCTGA
- a CDS encoding carboxypeptidase regulatory-like domain-containing protein codes for MSDGKMHRFGGRMNRQRMFIVAGVVVLLGVALAWRGLSSSGDVATPEARVSASRQGGREPSPAVAREGGAPATSAERPSGTPEVAEPMREHEGVLLAEVSGAAGPVKGARVTLYVLSPRDVRRGRAAWFVAGRGSTDAQGRVTLAARPGAYLVTAKADGFATAREGVIRPVGEARTQVRLTLGAGAVLEGSTLARASREPVPLTRLTLSPRTLLSSRIQDVPEEEQHAQVSDARGLFRFEGLAPGEYQLEALAPGHAPRRVERIHVPMSGLTVELDGSAFIEGFVEQADGAPASGADVTAAGMGAPLHAETSEGGGFSLEVAPGVYEVSARMGSHTGAAPGRVVVGAGMTVREVRIRLGAASSIAGVVRGKGTGAPVEGASVAVVLEALAHLPNAALVPVASAVTTEDGRFSLEGLAPGAYTVNVQARGHRKWSREGIRLLDGQRFDVAAELEANGRIEGLVVDEASTPLAGVHVAAEWRWGRRPIEEVLSAVSDEAGRFVLEDVPPTDVYVAARRDGSQMHVREKVSVKAGETQQLRIQLSGEGLLEGTVRTEAGKVPQQPVTVYALREGVARTESLQVPASRDGTWSMRVRAGRYKLIAWLSETGNQSGDQEKAVEVEVGQTQQVALQVREARHPIRVTVLEPNGAPSIAATVMASDVGSSEVLIEDVTDAAGQVTVVADSVSGRALRIWATNGGRRGELPSVAVSQESVTLQLAAAGSLVGTVRSAGGRAVDGFRLVVSGTRSDEDFVTRLESEFAGARFNVDDVPVGPIGVTATLADGRAGAVEAVSTSGGTTQVEVVVEAGGGVSGRLVDATGAPVAQAFVDVDGIMSPETGPDGRFSLTDLASGPRRLTAWSRTTARAERQVRLEPGKVLDVGDWKLGRPRVESGRLGIHFGMDGKDVTVSALMEDLHQGALRVGDVVRSIDGTPVLDVGQARERELGAPGSPATLLIRRASHTYPVTVTRAP; via the coding sequence ATGTCTGACGGCAAGATGCATCGCTTCGGAGGCCGCATGAATCGACAGCGGATGTTCATCGTGGCAGGCGTTGTGGTGCTCCTGGGCGTGGCGCTCGCGTGGCGGGGGCTTTCGTCCTCGGGAGACGTCGCGACGCCAGAGGCGCGGGTGTCCGCGTCACGCCAGGGCGGCCGCGAGCCTTCGCCGGCCGTGGCCCGTGAGGGCGGCGCGCCCGCGACGTCCGCTGAGCGCCCGTCGGGGACGCCCGAGGTGGCGGAGCCGATGCGTGAACACGAAGGGGTGCTCCTGGCCGAGGTCTCCGGAGCCGCTGGACCCGTGAAGGGCGCGCGCGTCACGTTGTATGTCCTGTCGCCCCGTGACGTCAGGCGGGGGCGGGCGGCCTGGTTCGTCGCGGGACGCGGCAGCACGGACGCGCAAGGACGGGTGACGCTCGCCGCTCGCCCTGGGGCCTACCTTGTCACCGCGAAGGCAGACGGGTTCGCCACGGCGCGTGAGGGCGTCATCCGACCCGTGGGCGAGGCCCGGACCCAGGTGCGGCTGACGCTCGGCGCGGGCGCGGTGCTGGAGGGCTCGACGCTGGCGCGTGCCTCCCGCGAGCCCGTCCCGCTCACGCGACTCACCTTGTCGCCGCGCACGCTCCTGTCCAGCCGCATCCAGGACGTGCCGGAAGAAGAACAGCACGCGCAAGTGAGTGATGCGCGGGGCCTCTTCCGCTTCGAGGGACTGGCGCCAGGGGAGTACCAGCTCGAGGCCCTCGCGCCAGGGCACGCGCCCCGGCGCGTCGAACGCATTCATGTGCCCATGTCAGGGCTCACCGTGGAGCTGGACGGCTCGGCCTTCATCGAGGGCTTCGTCGAGCAAGCGGATGGCGCGCCCGCCTCGGGAGCGGACGTCACGGCCGCGGGCATGGGCGCACCGCTGCATGCCGAGACGAGCGAGGGCGGCGGCTTCTCGTTGGAAGTCGCCCCTGGCGTCTACGAGGTGTCTGCCCGGATGGGCTCGCACACGGGCGCGGCGCCGGGGCGCGTCGTGGTGGGCGCGGGCATGACGGTGCGCGAAGTCCGAATCCGGCTGGGCGCGGCCTCGTCGATAGCGGGCGTGGTGCGCGGCAAGGGGACGGGGGCGCCCGTGGAGGGCGCGTCCGTGGCCGTCGTGCTGGAGGCGCTCGCGCACCTCCCCAACGCGGCGCTCGTGCCTGTCGCCAGCGCCGTCACCACCGAGGACGGGCGCTTCTCGCTGGAGGGGCTCGCGCCGGGGGCGTACACGGTGAATGTCCAGGCGCGAGGGCATCGGAAGTGGAGCCGTGAGGGGATTCGCTTGCTGGACGGCCAGCGCTTCGACGTCGCCGCGGAGCTGGAGGCGAACGGGCGCATCGAGGGGCTCGTGGTGGACGAGGCCTCCACGCCCCTGGCGGGCGTTCATGTCGCGGCGGAATGGCGTTGGGGCCGGCGGCCCATCGAAGAGGTGCTGAGCGCGGTCAGCGACGAGGCGGGGCGGTTCGTTCTCGAAGACGTCCCGCCCACGGACGTGTACGTCGCCGCGCGCCGTGACGGCAGCCAGATGCATGTCCGGGAGAAGGTGTCGGTGAAGGCGGGGGAGACGCAGCAGCTCCGCATCCAGCTTTCGGGAGAGGGCCTGCTCGAAGGCACTGTCCGAACGGAGGCGGGCAAGGTGCCGCAGCAGCCCGTCACCGTCTATGCCTTGCGGGAAGGTGTCGCGCGAACGGAGTCGCTTCAGGTCCCCGCGTCGCGGGATGGCACCTGGTCCATGCGCGTCCGCGCGGGCCGTTACAAGCTCATCGCGTGGCTCTCCGAAACAGGCAACCAGAGTGGTGATCAGGAGAAGGCCGTGGAGGTCGAAGTCGGCCAGACGCAGCAGGTGGCGCTCCAGGTGCGCGAGGCGCGCCACCCCATCCGCGTCACCGTGCTCGAGCCGAATGGCGCACCCAGCATCGCGGCCACCGTCATGGCGAGCGACGTGGGCAGCAGCGAGGTGCTGATCGAGGACGTCACGGACGCGGCCGGCCAGGTCACCGTCGTGGCGGACTCGGTGAGCGGGCGGGCCCTGCGCATCTGGGCCACGAATGGCGGACGCAGAGGGGAGCTGCCCTCGGTCGCGGTGTCGCAGGAGTCCGTGACGCTCCAACTCGCCGCCGCGGGGAGTCTGGTGGGCACGGTCCGCTCGGCGGGGGGACGGGCGGTGGACGGTTTCCGGCTGGTGGTGTCCGGGACGCGCAGTGACGAAGACTTCGTGACCCGACTGGAGTCCGAGTTCGCGGGCGCGCGCTTCAACGTCGACGACGTTCCCGTGGGCCCCATCGGTGTCACCGCGACGCTGGCGGATGGCCGGGCCGGCGCCGTGGAGGCCGTCTCCACCTCGGGCGGCACCACCCAGGTGGAAGTGGTGGTGGAGGCCGGTGGAGGCGTCTCGGGCCGCCTGGTGGATGCCACGGGCGCGCCCGTGGCGCAGGCGTTCGTGGACGTGGACGGCATCATGTCGCCCGAGACAGGTCCGGACGGGCGCTTCTCCCTGACGGACCTCGCGTCGGGCCCACGCCGCCTCACCGCCTGGAGCCGGACGACGGCGCGCGCCGAGCGGCAGGTGCGCCTGGAGCCGGGAAAGGTGCTGGACGTGGGGGACTGGAAGCTTGGCCGCCCTCGCGTGGAGTCTGGGCGGCTGGGCATCCACTTCGGCATGGATGGCAAGGACGTCACCGTCAGTGCGCTCATGGAGGACCTGCATCAGGGCGCACTGCGAGTGGGAGACGTGGTGCGCTCCATCGACGGCACGCCCGTGCTCGATGTGGGCCAGGCGCGTGAGCGAGAGCTCGGCGCTCCAGGGAGCCCCGCCACCCTGCTCATCCGCAGGGCGTCTCACACCTACCCCGTGACGGTGACGCGGGCGCCCTGA
- a CDS encoding TolB family protein, giving the protein MPSSFRRSPWMFAALALSVAAPAVASAPRTPEVLAPGFISLPDQEEYRIAFTPDGRTAFWGVSTGFFPIDRQATIVYSEWRHGRWTEPRVASFSGQYADIDPFVSPDGRRLFFSSIRPVNGVPRDDVEMWVVERKRDGSWGEPRHLGAAVHSTADELYPSVDAEGTLYFGSDREGGYGGWDIWRSRLRRDGTYGPAENLGPAINTEYWEFNPHITPDGRTLLFASINRPDGYGSGDLYAARRGRWGWEPARNLGPRVNTELDEYHPSLSPDHDTLYFVRHQYEPFVPGDLYHVRVGRLLSDVGVCD; this is encoded by the coding sequence ATGCCATCATCGTTCCGACGTAGCCCTTGGATGTTCGCCGCGCTCGCGCTGTCCGTGGCGGCCCCCGCCGTTGCTTCCGCCCCGAGAACGCCAGAGGTGCTCGCCCCCGGCTTCATCTCCCTTCCGGACCAGGAGGAGTACCGCATCGCCTTCACGCCCGACGGCCGCACCGCCTTCTGGGGCGTGAGCACCGGCTTCTTCCCCATCGACCGACAGGCCACCATCGTCTACTCCGAGTGGCGCCACGGCCGCTGGACGGAGCCCCGCGTGGCCTCCTTCTCGGGCCAGTACGCGGACATCGACCCGTTCGTCTCTCCGGATGGGCGCCGCCTGTTCTTCTCCTCCATCCGCCCCGTCAACGGCGTGCCCCGTGACGACGTGGAAATGTGGGTGGTGGAGCGCAAGCGCGACGGAAGCTGGGGTGAGCCGCGCCACCTGGGCGCCGCCGTCCACAGCACGGCGGACGAGCTGTACCCGAGCGTGGACGCCGAGGGCACGCTGTACTTCGGCTCGGACCGCGAAGGCGGCTACGGGGGCTGGGACATCTGGCGCTCGCGGCTGCGGCGCGACGGCACCTACGGCCCGGCGGAGAACCTGGGCCCCGCCATCAACACCGAGTACTGGGAGTTCAACCCTCACATCACGCCGGATGGACGCACGCTGCTCTTCGCGTCCATCAACCGTCCGGATGGCTACGGCTCCGGAGATTTGTATGCCGCCCGGCGCGGCCGGTGGGGTTGGGAGCCCGCCCGCAACCTGGGGCCCCGGGTGAACACCGAGCTGGACGAGTACCACCCCTCGCTCTCGCCCGACCACGACACGCTCTACTTCGTGCGCCACCAGTACGAGCCCTTCGTCCCGGGCGACCTCTACCACGTCCGCGTCGGCCGACTCCTGTCCGACGTGGGCGTGTGCGACTGA